A portion of the Paucilactobacillus hokkaidonensis JCM 18461 genome contains these proteins:
- a CDS encoding dihydrofolate reductase family protein: MRQIQFYGAMSLDGYLATTKHNLQWLLDTPGGDKANSELFFDQIDTTIMGRKTYDVSKELMNNEPFYPDKTNYVLSNNRHGREADAIYYNNSPVKLVQDLLDQSGGNIWIVGGGQIVTDLLAANLIDEWWIQIAPVILGDGIRLFANGDYSTRLELLNVNQYDQLAELHLRRK; this comes from the coding sequence ATGCGACAAATTCAATTTTATGGTGCTATGTCTCTTGATGGCTATTTAGCAACTACCAAGCATAATTTGCAATGGTTGCTAGATACACCGGGTGGAGACAAAGCTAATTCAGAGCTGTTTTTTGATCAAATTGATACAACCATTATGGGACGAAAGACATATGATGTTAGTAAAGAATTAATGAATAATGAGCCGTTTTATCCAGATAAAACGAATTATGTACTGTCAAATAATCGTCATGGTAGAGAAGCTGACGCAATTTACTATAATAATTCACCAGTAAAGTTAGTTCAGGATTTGCTCGATCAGTCTGGTGGTAATATTTGGATTGTCGGAGGAGGCCAAATTGTAACTGATCTGTTGGCTGCAAATTTAATTGATGAGTGGTGGATCCAAATTGCTCCAGTCATACTTGGAGATGGGATTCGATTATTTGCCAATGGTGATTATTCAACCCGGTTGGAACTTTTAAATGTTAATCAATATGACCAGTTGGCAGAATTGCATTTACGAAGAAAGTAA
- a CDS encoding fluoride efflux transporter FluC codes for MKKYLAVLIFGTFGGICRTAISNLFVLSNHFPLGTLIVNLIGCFLFSIAIHYIALTFPLNSDIISGLSVGFVGAFTTFSGLSVDSIILLHSHEYLLLGIYNSASIIGGIGFAILGILTSQHLISRREHW; via the coding sequence TTGAAAAAGTATTTGGCCGTCTTAATATTTGGTACATTTGGAGGGATCTGCAGAACTGCAATTAGTAATTTATTTGTTCTCAGCAACCACTTTCCACTAGGTACCCTGATCGTCAATTTAATTGGCTGTTTTTTATTTTCAATTGCCATTCATTATATTGCATTAACTTTTCCACTTAATTCAGATATAATTTCAGGCCTCAGTGTTGGCTTCGTGGGAGCATTTACCACCTTTTCTGGTCTAAGCGTGGATTCAATTATTCTGTTGCATAGTCATGAATATCTACTTTTAGGAATATATAATTCAGCCTCAATTATTGGTGGCATCGGATTTGCCATTCTGGGAATTTTAACCAGTCAACATCTGATAAGCAGAAGGGAGCATTGGTAA
- the rbsD gene encoding D-ribose pyranase, with protein sequence MKKTTVINSDLSRVISQMGHFDTLAIGDAGMPVPAETEKIDLAVTKNIPSFMDVLKNVLSELEVQEIILADEIRTVNPQQLTAIQTLIPDIKISFIPHEQMKKDLSTAKAFVRTGEMSSYSNIILVSGVTF encoded by the coding sequence ATGAAGAAGACAACAGTAATTAATTCTGATTTATCAAGAGTGATCAGTCAGATGGGACATTTTGATACGTTAGCAATTGGAGACGCTGGAATGCCAGTGCCTGCTGAAACAGAGAAAATAGACCTGGCCGTTACTAAAAATATTCCTAGCTTTATGGATGTTTTGAAAAATGTACTGAGTGAGTTGGAAGTGCAAGAAATAATTTTGGCCGATGAAATCAGAACGGTCAATCCACAACAATTGACCGCAATTCAGACTTTAATACCGGATATCAAAATATCATTTATCCCGCACGAACAAATGAAAAAAGATTTAAGTACCGCAAAAGCGTTTGTTCGTACCGGTGAGATGTCATCGTATTCAAATATTATTTTAGTTAGTGGTGTTACTTTTTAA
- a CDS encoding RNA polymerase sigma factor — translation MLITAEHSDSDMELLTRFIAGDSVSFTALFERYLPLVHKFGRQYYFQDIDREDWEQEARIVMLKTIRCYKEELQVDFGYFYKLNLKHRAFDIIRQENASKRIHEEKRVNLEVEDIHESLVDYHQCPPDDCIMCHEQLKAFIAQCSPFETNVFRLIHSGLSQEMTAQKLHCDSRKITGALDRCQKKLNFLLK, via the coding sequence ATGCTTATAACTGCAGAGCACTCTGATTCTGACATGGAATTACTCACGCGATTTATCGCCGGAGATTCAGTCAGCTTTACAGCTTTATTTGAACGTTATTTACCATTGGTCCACAAATTTGGGCGGCAATATTATTTTCAGGATATTGATCGAGAGGATTGGGAACAAGAGGCACGAATAGTAATGTTAAAAACAATTCGTTGCTACAAAGAAGAACTACAGGTTGATTTTGGCTATTTTTATAAACTTAATTTGAAACATCGTGCATTTGATATTATTCGGCAAGAAAATGCATCAAAGAGGATTCATGAAGAAAAACGAGTTAATTTAGAAGTAGAAGATATCCATGAAAGTTTAGTTGACTATCATCAATGTCCGCCAGATGATTGTATCATGTGTCATGAGCAGTTAAAGGCATTTATCGCTCAATGCTCACCATTTGAAACCAATGTATTTCGACTGATTCATTCGGGACTATCGCAGGAAATGACAGCCCAAAAATTACATTGTGATTCACGTAAAATTACGGGTGCGCTAGATAGATGCCAGAAAAAGTTGAATTTTTTATTAAAATAG
- a CDS encoding aldo/keto reductase translates to MSILTETFTLENGIQIPKVGFGTWQIPGGKTAYDAVVSALKTGYRHVDTAQAYANESSVGKAIKDSGIKRENIFVTSKLPAEIKTYDGALAAFDKTMDNLGLKYLDLYLIHAPWPWGQIGTDHDRDNVETWKAMEKIYQSGRVKAVGVSNFNVHDLKNIMEKATVIPFVDQIQYYVGYTEPKITKFAQEQGMLVEAYSPLATGDLINNPKIKEMAAKYKVSVAQLALRFCIENGVLPLPKATSQAHIEANAQLDFSISADDMAILNSMPDAAPSHMHNATQG, encoded by the coding sequence ATGAGTATTCTCACAGAAACTTTTACACTAGAAAATGGAATTCAGATTCCTAAGGTTGGGTTTGGAACATGGCAGATTCCAGGTGGTAAAACAGCCTATGATGCAGTTGTAAGTGCTTTAAAAACTGGTTATCGGCATGTTGATACCGCACAGGCATATGCTAATGAGAGTAGTGTTGGTAAAGCCATTAAAGATTCAGGTATTAAACGAGAAAATATTTTTGTAACTTCAAAATTACCGGCTGAAATTAAAACTTACGACGGTGCACTGGCCGCATTTGATAAGACGATGGATAACTTAGGCTTGAAATATTTAGATCTGTATTTAATTCATGCACCATGGCCATGGGGTCAAATTGGGACCGACCATGACCGTGATAATGTTGAGACTTGGAAAGCCATGGAAAAAATTTATCAAAGTGGCCGTGTTAAAGCAGTTGGTGTCTCTAATTTTAATGTCCATGATTTGAAAAACATCATGGAAAAGGCAACGGTGATTCCATTTGTTGATCAGATTCAGTACTATGTTGGCTACACTGAACCTAAGATTACTAAATTTGCCCAAGAACAAGGAATGTTGGTAGAAGCATATTCCCCATTGGCCACTGGAGATTTAATTAATAATCCTAAGATTAAAGAAATGGCAGCTAAATATAAAGTTAGTGTTGCTCAGTTGGCATTACGTTTTTGTATTGAAAATGGCGTTTTGCCGCTACCAAAAGCAACCAGTCAGGCGCATATTGAAGCAAATGCACAACTGGACTTTTCAATTAGTGCTGATGATATGGCAATATTAAACTCAATGCCTGATGCAGCACCTAGTCACATGCATAATGCTACTCAAGGATAA
- a CDS encoding iron-sulfur cluster biosynthesis family protein encodes MKLTVSKEALTILQPKLRDHTNLLLSYDDGVGPYSHHGLEALQIAFKLIFITDQMPMDDYNLKIESNLGPIYVKEYSTEFLGTNLKIQFNTNYHLFTLSDDGEIIEDNLQIEDLRT; translated from the coding sequence ATGAAACTAACTGTCTCAAAAGAAGCACTCACCATTCTCCAACCAAAGCTGCGCGATCATACTAACCTACTATTAAGCTACGATGATGGTGTCGGTCCGTATTCACATCATGGACTAGAAGCCCTTCAGATTGCATTCAAATTAATTTTTATTACGGATCAAATGCCCATGGATGATTATAATCTAAAAATCGAATCAAACCTTGGACCCATTTACGTGAAGGAATACTCCACTGAATTTTTAGGAACTAACTTAAAAATCCAATTTAACACTAATTATCATTTATTTACCCTATCTGACGATGGTGAAATCATTGAGGATAACTTACAGATTGAAGATTTACGAACGTGA
- a CDS encoding 1-acyl-sn-glycerol-3-phosphate acyltransferase, producing MKSELKKTIYYYSYTDDLVTNKGQTSQLPNNYKWLHHNIFYRGFGFIIFVIARFIGVCYCKLCLHVTVKNKQILKNYRKQGIFLYGNHTQAVGDVFVPMLIAYPKRSFTVASAANLGVPVVGKIINFGGIVIPDTIRQMRYFNQAIIQRINENHPIVIFPEAHVWPYYTKIRPFTDTSFHYPVQNNVPSFCMTTTYQKRKHGNKPKITVYVDGPFLPDETLAKKARQKKLCADIYDCMVDRTKNNTYEYIKYQRQ from the coding sequence TTGAAATCTGAATTAAAAAAGACGATATACTATTATTCTTATACAGATGATCTAGTGACCAATAAGGGACAAACCAGCCAATTGCCAAATAACTATAAATGGTTGCATCATAATATTTTTTATCGCGGATTTGGATTCATCATTTTTGTGATTGCACGATTTATTGGCGTTTGTTATTGTAAATTATGTCTGCATGTAACGGTTAAAAATAAACAAATTTTGAAAAATTACCGCAAACAAGGGATTTTTTTATATGGCAACCATACGCAAGCGGTGGGGGATGTATTCGTCCCGATGCTGATTGCATATCCTAAACGATCTTTTACGGTTGCAAGTGCTGCTAATTTGGGAGTGCCAGTGGTTGGGAAAATAATTAATTTCGGCGGAATTGTCATACCGGATACTATTCGACAAATGAGATATTTTAATCAAGCTATTATTCAAAGAATAAATGAGAACCATCCGATTGTGATTTTTCCAGAGGCCCATGTATGGCCATATTATACTAAAATACGTCCCTTTACTGATACATCATTTCACTATCCAGTACAAAACAATGTCCCATCATTTTGCATGACAACAACGTATCAAAAACGGAAACACGGTAATAAGCCGAAAATCACTGTTTATGTTGATGGCCCCTTTTTACCCGATGAAACACTGGCAAAAAAAGCACGGCAAAAGAAACTGTGTGCAGATATTTATGATTGCATGGTAGATCGTACTAAAAATAATACGTATGAGTATATTAAGTATCAAAGGCAATAG
- a CDS encoding substrate-binding domain-containing protein → MKKSTKRLLSLFTVFAAFLMVASGCGAASVGNNKSDSKVTKKAAKNVKIGVSLSTLSNPFFVNVKKGIDAEAKKNDSKVETFDAQNDSSKQNNQVQDLITKKVDVIIINPVDSDAIVPAVKKANQAGIPVIACDRGSNGGKVMTTVASDNVKAGKMAAQFLEDQLGSNAKVAELEGTPGADAAVQRGKGFNNEIKGNLDLVTKQSANFDRAKGLNTMQNILQAHSDIKGVFAQNDEMALGAVKAIKDQDIKIVSIDGTPDGMAAVKSGQIDAIVAQQPKTEGKLAVEAAYKYYQGKKVDKTIASPIHLVKADDTK, encoded by the coding sequence ATGAAGAAAAGCACAAAACGATTACTCAGTTTATTTACAGTTTTTGCCGCATTTTTAATGGTAGCATCAGGTTGTGGTGCTGCATCAGTTGGTAATAATAAGAGTGATTCAAAGGTTACTAAAAAAGCAGCTAAGAACGTTAAAATTGGGGTTTCATTATCAACGTTAAGTAATCCGTTCTTTGTTAACGTAAAAAAGGGAATCGATGCCGAAGCTAAGAAAAACGACTCAAAGGTTGAAACTTTTGATGCCCAAAATGATAGCTCAAAGCAAAATAATCAGGTTCAAGATTTAATTACCAAAAAAGTAGATGTTATTATTATCAACCCAGTTGATTCTGATGCAATTGTTCCAGCAGTTAAAAAAGCAAATCAGGCTGGTATTCCGGTAATTGCATGTGATCGTGGTTCAAACGGTGGTAAAGTTATGACCACAGTTGCTTCTGATAATGTTAAGGCTGGTAAAATGGCTGCTCAATTCTTAGAAGATCAACTTGGTAGCAATGCCAAAGTTGCTGAACTAGAAGGTACTCCAGGTGCTGATGCTGCCGTACAACGTGGAAAAGGATTTAATAATGAAATTAAGGGCAACCTTGATCTTGTAACAAAACAAAGTGCTAACTTTGATCGTGCCAAGGGATTGAATACAATGCAAAATATTTTGCAAGCACATTCAGATATTAAGGGTGTCTTTGCTCAAAATGATGAAATGGCCTTAGGTGCTGTTAAAGCAATCAAAGATCAAGATATTAAGATCGTCTCAATTGACGGAACTCCTGATGGAATGGCAGCCGTTAAGAGTGGTCAAATTGACGCAATTGTAGCACAACAACCGAAAACTGAAGGTAAACTAGCCGTTGAAGCTGCTTACAAGTATTACCAAGGTAAGAAAGTGGATAAGACGATTGCCTCACCAATCCATTTAGTTAAAGCAGATGATACAAAATAG
- a CDS encoding sugar ABC transporter ATP-binding protein produces the protein MQIEMKNISKSFGPNKVLRDVDFSIHAGEVHALMGENGAGKSTLMNILTGLLDFDGGHILVDGKETRFKNALDAEHHGIAFIHQEMNNFSEMSVVENMFLNREIKKGFGMLDMKEMKKQAREALKRLGADISVEIPVGSLSVGRQQMVEIAKSLMNKTQVLIMDEPTAALTETEIEKLFDIIRSLKKQNVAIIYISHRMEEIFQISDRLTVMRDGLSVNTYKTEDTDVKQIVHDMVGRDMGDFYPDRNPKFGETYLKAEGLTSNGVFKDVSFEVHSGEVLAFSGLMGAGRTEIMRSIFGIDKLDSGKVWVKGKEVHITSPEHAIQNNIGFVTENRKDEGLILDASLSDNIDLPSIDGFVKKGFIDKKADRDFVDMLMKRLGVKAQSAKDPASSLSGGNQQKVVLAKWVGSGAQILILDEPTRGVDVGAKREIYDLMNELTDRGTAIIMVSSDLDEVLGFSDNIAVVYEGKIQGEIATKDATQDKVMTLATGGQLDE, from the coding sequence ATGCAGATTGAAATGAAAAACATTTCAAAGTCATTTGGGCCTAATAAAGTGCTTCGGGATGTTGATTTCTCAATTCACGCTGGTGAAGTACATGCATTGATGGGAGAAAATGGCGCCGGTAAATCAACGTTGATGAATATATTGACCGGATTACTAGACTTTGATGGGGGCCACATTCTAGTTGACGGCAAAGAAACCAGATTTAAAAATGCTCTCGATGCCGAGCATCATGGGATTGCTTTCATTCACCAAGAAATGAATAATTTTTCTGAAATGTCCGTCGTTGAAAATATGTTTTTAAATCGGGAAATTAAAAAAGGTTTTGGCATGTTGGATATGAAAGAAATGAAAAAGCAGGCCAGAGAAGCACTAAAAAGATTAGGTGCAGATATTTCCGTTGAAATCCCAGTCGGTTCACTCAGTGTTGGTCGCCAACAAATGGTTGAAATCGCTAAATCTTTAATGAATAAAACTCAGGTTTTAATCATGGATGAACCGACGGCTGCATTGACAGAAACTGAAATCGAAAAATTATTCGATATCATTCGGTCATTAAAAAAACAAAATGTTGCTATTATTTATATATCACATCGAATGGAAGAAATTTTTCAAATTAGTGATCGATTGACTGTCATGCGAGATGGACTTTCTGTTAATACTTACAAGACAGAAGATACTGATGTTAAGCAAATTGTGCATGACATGGTTGGTCGAGATATGGGAGATTTTTATCCAGATCGGAATCCTAAATTTGGTGAAACCTATCTTAAAGCTGAAGGGTTAACTAGTAATGGTGTGTTTAAAGATGTTAGCTTTGAAGTCCATTCTGGGGAGGTATTAGCATTTTCGGGATTGATGGGTGCTGGCCGAACAGAGATTATGCGATCGATATTTGGAATTGATAAATTAGACAGCGGTAAAGTTTGGGTGAAAGGTAAAGAGGTTCATATTACTAGCCCAGAACACGCAATTCAGAATAATATTGGTTTTGTTACTGAAAATCGAAAAGATGAAGGCTTAATCTTAGATGCGTCATTGTCTGACAATATTGATTTGCCAAGTATCGATGGATTTGTCAAAAAAGGATTTATTGATAAAAAGGCGGATCGAGACTTTGTTGATATGCTGATGAAGCGGTTAGGTGTAAAAGCTCAGAGCGCTAAAGATCCTGCTAGCAGTTTGTCAGGTGGTAATCAGCAAAAAGTGGTCCTAGCCAAGTGGGTTGGGTCTGGTGCTCAGATTCTGATTTTGGATGAACCAACTCGGGGTGTCGATGTTGGAGCTAAACGAGAAATCTATGACTTGATGAACGAATTAACTGACCGGGGCACAGCAATTATCATGGTTTCCAGTGATTTAGATGAAGTCTTAGGATTCAGTGATAATATTGCAGTTGTCTACGAAGGAAAGATTCAAGGCGAGATTGCTACGAAAGATGCAACACAAGATAAAGTAATGACTTTAGCTACAGGAGGACAACTTGATGAATAA
- a CDS encoding DUF3114 domain-containing protein, whose amino-acid sequence MDNEHGLVGSPAYTSWMKQKIENDSTKDNCRNILIQMFNQLGAHLNSLGDLELPADFDSDLNPNSIFFSTLARIVQVAFPAGLAEGSIQDIKLRKMVHQLRYYLDVFNVSYLRRQYSDVENDRQRLILYDLDCYQNRQQMSHSEPARLHNKLDRQLKIPVMDGWNIKRVYDFHVEFILDRHGRFVYLDLQQLGKQLPGQIINCSSFNYADRNDDQHKKLDIHYNARKSPLSQSKDPGLRSSFNSHTYSPKKDNLANTIREIWFQLQFDLCRRWELLKRRIKN is encoded by the coding sequence GTGGATAACGAACACGGGTTGGTTGGCTCGCCAGCTTATACCAGCTGGATGAAACAAAAAATTGAAAATGATTCAACTAAAGACAATTGTCGTAATATATTGATTCAGATGTTCAATCAACTAGGGGCACATCTTAACAGTCTGGGCGACCTGGAATTACCAGCTGATTTTGATTCGGATTTAAATCCAAATTCAATTTTTTTTAGTACGTTGGCAAGGATTGTTCAAGTAGCTTTTCCAGCGGGATTAGCTGAGGGATCAATTCAAGATATTAAACTCAGAAAAATGGTGCATCAATTACGTTATTATCTTGATGTGTTTAATGTTAGCTATTTGCGGCGTCAATATTCTGATGTTGAAAATGATCGGCAAAGATTAATTTTATACGATCTTGATTGTTATCAAAACAGACAGCAAATGAGTCATTCGGAACCAGCACGACTACACAATAAGCTTGATCGTCAATTGAAAATACCAGTTATGGATGGCTGGAATATTAAACGGGTTTATGATTTTCACGTAGAATTCATTTTAGATAGGCACGGGAGGTTCGTTTATTTAGATTTACAGCAACTTGGTAAGCAATTACCAGGACAAATCATTAACTGCAGTTCGTTCAATTATGCTGACCGAAACGATGATCAGCACAAAAAGTTGGATATTCATTATAACGCTCGAAAAAGTCCATTAAGTCAATCCAAAGATCCGGGTTTGCGAAGCAGCTTTAACAGCCATACTTATTCACCTAAAAAAGATAATTTGGCTAATACAATTAGAGAAATTTGGTTTCAATTACAATTTGATCTGTGCCGACGCTGGGAATTATTAAAACGACGTATTAAAAATTAA
- a CDS encoding ABC transporter permease subunit, giving the protein MNNTETKKKFNVGEFYTKLGPLTALVVLVILVSVLNSAFLNVNNLMNLLQQVSVNALIAFGMQFVILTAGIDLSVGSILALSGAFAAQMILMGMPPLLAFLVGMISGAIFGAFNGLLIAYGKAAPFIVTLATMSVFRGATYVLTNGNPITGPKMNNSLSFQFIGQGYLFGVPFQVYIMIVLYALAYMLLHKTTFGRKTYALGGNEKAAFVAGVNTKRLQILIYTIAGFLAAVAGMILTSQLASAQPDAGTGYEMDAIAAVVLGGTSLAGGKGKMFGTLVGALIIGVLNNGMNLLGISSFYQQIVKGIVILIAVLLDRKQSQN; this is encoded by the coding sequence ATGAATAATACCGAGACAAAGAAAAAATTTAACGTGGGTGAGTTTTATACCAAGCTTGGTCCACTGACAGCTTTAGTTGTATTAGTTATTTTAGTTAGTGTTTTAAATAGTGCTTTCTTGAACGTTAATAATTTGATGAACTTATTGCAGCAAGTTTCGGTTAATGCATTGATTGCATTTGGAATGCAGTTTGTAATCTTAACAGCTGGAATTGACCTATCAGTTGGATCCATTCTAGCGTTGAGCGGGGCTTTTGCAGCCCAAATGATTTTGATGGGAATGCCACCGTTACTAGCATTCTTAGTAGGGATGATTTCCGGAGCCATATTTGGTGCTTTTAATGGTTTACTGATTGCATATGGGAAAGCAGCACCATTTATCGTGACACTGGCCACAATGTCGGTTTTCCGTGGAGCAACATATGTCCTGACCAATGGAAACCCAATCACAGGTCCTAAAATGAATAACAGTCTTTCATTTCAATTTATAGGGCAAGGATATTTGTTTGGAGTTCCATTCCAAGTTTATATCATGATTGTGCTGTACGCACTTGCATACATGCTACTTCACAAGACGACATTCGGACGTAAAACGTATGCCTTAGGTGGTAATGAAAAGGCTGCATTTGTTGCTGGTGTTAATACTAAAAGGTTACAGATCTTAATTTATACGATTGCTGGTTTTTTGGCAGCTGTAGCTGGAATGATTTTAACTTCGCAATTAGCGTCTGCTCAACCCGATGCCGGAACTGGGTATGAAATGGATGCGATTGCCGCCGTTGTTTTAGGGGGAACTTCTCTTGCCGGAGGAAAAGGAAAGATGTTTGGAACTCTGGTTGGTGCCTTGATTATCGGGGTATTGAATAACGGAATGAACTTACTTGGGATTTCTAGTTTTTATCAACAAATTGTCAAAGGAATTGTAATTCTAATCGCTGTCTTACTTGATCGTAAGCAATCACAAAATTAA
- a CDS encoding fluoride efflux transporter FluC, producing MSFPLTLLIGFTAGLGACARLLIMELFKKSDFWQKLQFPVSTFLINIVGTLTLSFIFWHFQPSWINKFITTGFIGGFTTFSTFNNEIIILWHSHHYATGISYGIATYVTGIAAALAGMWL from the coding sequence ATGAGCTTTCCTTTAACCTTATTGATTGGCTTTACTGCTGGTTTGGGTGCCTGTGCACGCTTATTAATCATGGAACTGTTTAAAAAAAGCGATTTCTGGCAAAAGCTTCAATTTCCAGTTTCAACCTTTCTAATTAATATCGTCGGTACATTAACATTGTCATTTATTTTTTGGCATTTCCAACCAAGTTGGATTAATAAATTTATAACAACTGGATTCATCGGTGGATTTACTACGTTTTCGACTTTTAATAATGAAATAATTATACTTTGGCACAGTCATCATTATGCTACCGGGATTAGCTATGGTATCGCTACATACGTGACCGGTATAGCTGCCGCACTGGCTGGTATGTGGCTTTAA
- a CDS encoding glycosyltransferase family 8 protein, which produces MDTQKETIPLFFSVDDGYVPFLAVALKSIIDNASKDYNYEGIVLHEGISKQNQAEIAAITADNFSVKFVSMKGKLNEQMKGEQAKLRGDYFTFTIFFRLFIADMFPEYDKAIYLDADIIVPGDVSELYNIELGSNVVGAISDLFISKNSETIEYSESAMGVPITDYVNSGVLLMNLAQLRKTSLSQVFLRLYNKYHFETIAPDQDYLNVIGHDKIKHLGFEWNTQTAALVHENEVATPKIIHYNLFRKPWYYKHVIFEDYFWKYAKSLGYESEFVEMQNNYSQEQAVADQDNLTGLLSMAAKIDDGDITFKKIQERGEQITI; this is translated from the coding sequence ATGGACACACAAAAAGAAACGATCCCATTATTTTTTTCAGTAGATGACGGCTATGTTCCATTTTTGGCAGTTGCACTGAAGTCAATTATTGATAATGCATCGAAAGATTATAATTATGAAGGCATTGTTTTGCACGAAGGAATTTCTAAACAAAATCAAGCAGAAATTGCTGCAATTACGGCCGATAACTTTTCAGTTAAGTTTGTTTCAATGAAAGGGAAACTTAATGAGCAGATGAAAGGGGAACAGGCAAAATTACGTGGTGATTATTTTACATTTACCATTTTCTTTAGACTTTTTATCGCTGATATGTTCCCAGAATATGATAAAGCAATTTATCTTGATGCTGATATTATTGTCCCGGGAGATGTTTCAGAGCTTTACAATATTGAATTAGGAAGTAATGTTGTGGGTGCTATTAGTGATTTATTCATTTCCAAGAATTCGGAAACAATCGAATACAGTGAAAGTGCAATGGGTGTACCAATTACAGATTATGTTAATTCCGGAGTTTTACTAATGAATCTAGCACAGTTACGGAAAACAAGTCTAAGCCAGGTCTTTTTACGGTTATACAATAAATATCATTTTGAGACGATTGCACCTGATCAAGATTATTTAAATGTAATCGGGCATGACAAGATTAAACATTTAGGATTTGAATGGAATACTCAGACTGCTGCGTTAGTGCATGAAAATGAGGTAGCAACTCCGAAGATAATTCATTACAATTTATTTCGGAAGCCTTGGTATTACAAGCATGTTATCTTTGAAGATTATTTCTGGAAGTATGCGAAAAGTTTGGGTTACGAATCTGAATTTGTTGAGATGCAAAATAATTATTCACAAGAACAAGCAGTTGCAGATCAGGATAATTTAACGGGGCTATTAAGCATGGCTGCAAAGATTGATGACGGTGATATAACCTTTAAGAAAATCCAAGAAAGGGGGGAACAAATTACAATATGA
- the rlmB gene encoding 23S rRNA (guanosine(2251)-2'-O)-methyltransferase RlmB, with protein sequence MERASSDLDFVIGRHPAVEALKSEQEINKVFLQEGLKSEAIGEIVQLAKDRRLVISTVPKNKLDQMTNRQNHQGVVLAVAAFEYADIDDLFDNAKQRDEDPFFIILDELEDPHNLGSILRTADAAGVHGIIIPKRRAVGLTSVVAKTSTGAIEHVPVARVTNLVQTAKELQKRGVWLFGTDMNGTDYRKWNAKGAVALVIGNEGKGISALLKKTVDEMLTIPMVGHVQSLNASVAASLLIYQGFNSRHPLK encoded by the coding sequence ATGGAACGAGCAAGTAGTGATTTAGATTTTGTCATCGGTCGTCATCCGGCGGTTGAAGCACTTAAATCAGAGCAAGAAATTAATAAGGTCTTTTTACAAGAAGGATTAAAGTCCGAAGCAATTGGAGAGATTGTCCAATTAGCTAAAGACCGGCGATTAGTCATTTCAACAGTTCCCAAGAATAAATTAGATCAAATGACTAATCGGCAAAATCACCAGGGAGTTGTTCTAGCAGTAGCCGCATTTGAATATGCAGATATTGATGATTTGTTTGATAATGCCAAACAGCGTGATGAGGATCCATTCTTCATTATTTTAGATGAGCTCGAAGATCCGCATAATTTGGGTTCAATTTTACGGACCGCAGATGCTGCTGGTGTGCACGGAATCATTATTCCCAAACGACGAGCAGTTGGATTGACGTCAGTTGTTGCTAAAACGTCCACAGGAGCGATTGAACATGTGCCGGTTGCCCGAGTAACCAACCTTGTTCAAACGGCCAAGGAACTGCAAAAAAGAGGCGTTTGGCTATTTGGCACAGATATGAATGGGACTGACTATCGTAAATGGAACGCCAAGGGTGCGGTTGCGCTAGTAATTGGCAACGAAGGCAAAGGGATTTCTGCATTACTCAAGAAAACTGTTGATGAAATGTTGACTATCCCCATGGTTGGACATGTGCAAAGCTTGAATGCCAGTGTGGCTGCCAGTTTATTAATTTATCAGGGATTTAATTCCCGCCATCCGTTGAAATAA